In a genomic window of Mucilaginibacter sp. KACC 22063:
- a CDS encoding NADP-dependent isocitrate dehydrogenase yields MKTKIAVAKGDGIGPEIMDAVIRIFEAADVQLEYEFVEMGKSYFDAGHSTGMTAKAKETIENLGILFKGPMETPKGKGVKSINVTARKVWNTYANQRDFRTLNGVETVFSKAGIQINLTIVRENIEDTYGGIEHMMTNDVAVGRRLITRPGSAQVIRYAFEMARRKGYKKVACGHKANIMKLTDGLFLETFNEIAKEYPDLQAYDIIVDDLCMKLVSHPEMFQVIVLPNLQGDIVSDLCAGLVGGLGFAPSANIGDNISIFEAVHGTAPDIAGRNIANPTALLLSGISMLRYLGFTANAASIENALLYTLEKGVHTGDFGDRSTKSANTTEFAEEVIANLGKHPSVGGAFSQPNFECKTNTDHKPEKNKMTVTQPDIKEEILGIDVFVEYAGQPGELAEICKTKLNDKLKLVMISNRGTQVWPTGSVYTELIDQYRIRFEQANEGGLTQRDVLGLATELSDVVKIASTEMLMKFGDKLGYSLAQGQ; encoded by the coding sequence ATGAAGACCAAGATAGCAGTAGCCAAGGGAGATGGTATAGGACCGGAAATAATGGACGCCGTAATCAGAATATTTGAAGCGGCAGATGTGCAGCTCGAGTATGAATTTGTGGAGATGGGTAAATCTTATTTCGATGCGGGCCACTCAACCGGTATGACGGCTAAGGCTAAGGAAACCATTGAAAATCTGGGCATCCTTTTTAAAGGCCCTATGGAAACCCCTAAAGGTAAAGGTGTAAAAAGTATTAACGTAACTGCACGTAAAGTGTGGAACACTTATGCTAACCAGCGCGATTTCCGTACCCTTAACGGTGTTGAAACTGTTTTTTCAAAAGCGGGTATCCAGATCAACTTAACTATCGTTCGTGAAAATATAGAGGACACTTACGGCGGTATTGAACACATGATGACTAATGACGTTGCCGTTGGCCGTCGTCTGATTACCCGTCCAGGCTCGGCACAGGTTATCCGTTACGCATTTGAAATGGCGCGCCGTAAAGGTTACAAAAAAGTTGCCTGCGGACACAAAGCCAACATTATGAAACTAACCGATGGCTTGTTCCTGGAAACGTTTAATGAAATAGCAAAAGAATACCCTGATTTACAGGCTTACGATATTATTGTAGATGACCTTTGTATGAAACTGGTTAGTCATCCGGAGATGTTCCAGGTGATTGTACTGCCTAACTTACAAGGTGATATCGTGTCTGACCTTTGCGCCGGATTAGTAGGCGGTTTAGGCTTTGCACCATCTGCCAACATTGGCGATAACATTTCTATATTTGAAGCGGTGCACGGTACCGCACCAGATATTGCCGGCCGTAACATAGCAAATCCAACTGCATTGTTACTATCAGGTATCTCCATGCTGCGTTACCTTGGCTTTACTGCAAATGCAGCAAGTATTGAAAATGCATTGTTATATACTTTAGAAAAGGGCGTTCACACAGGTGATTTTGGTGACCGTTCAACAAAGTCTGCCAACACAACTGAATTTGCCGAAGAAGTTATTGCTAATCTGGGTAAACATCCAAGTGTAGGTGGTGCGTTTTCGCAGCCAAACTTCGAGTGCAAAACCAACACAGATCATAAACCTGAGAAAAACAAAATGACGGTTACTCAGCCTGATATTAAAGAAGAAATTTTAGGTATTGATGTGTTTGTTGAATACGCAGGCCAGCCGGGTGAACTTGCAGAAATATGCAAAACTAAATTGAATGATAAACTTAAACTGGTAATGATCTCTAACCGCGGTACACAGGTTTGGCCAACCGGTTCTGTTTATACCGAGTTGATCGATCAGTACCGTATTCGTTTTGAGCAAGCCAACGAAGGTGGCCTTACTCAGCGCGATGTATTAGGTTTGGCAACTGAATTGTCTGATGTTGTTAAGATAGCTTCAACCGAAATGCTGATGAAGTTCGGCGATAAATTAGGTTATTCATTGGCGCAAGGACAATAA
- a CDS encoding NADH-quinone oxidoreductase subunit A, translating into MGEAQISEFGKILIFLIVGILCTGAAVFTNKFLAPNNPNPEKLTSYECGEEPTGSAWIPFNPRFYVIALIFLLFDVEMVFIFPWATVFGDKQIAEIDPRWSVLTMVEMFIFVGILILGLVYVWRKGDLNWIKPEPVTAKVDVNIPLSAYDKLNTEQAKFTPKAFALESVAAENTKAEAAVPTAAPVKKPMFKPTFKKPANEGNE; encoded by the coding sequence ATGGGCGAAGCGCAAATATCAGAATTTGGAAAGATATTGATCTTTTTAATTGTAGGTATTTTATGTACCGGCGCTGCTGTTTTTACAAATAAATTTTTAGCGCCCAATAACCCTAACCCCGAAAAGTTAACCTCTTACGAGTGCGGTGAAGAACCAACAGGCAGTGCCTGGATACCGTTCAACCCGAGGTTTTATGTAATTGCACTCATCTTTTTGCTGTTTGATGTGGAGATGGTATTTATTTTCCCTTGGGCTACCGTTTTTGGAGACAAGCAGATAGCAGAGATCGATCCCAGATGGAGCGTGTTGACTATGGTGGAGATGTTCATTTTTGTGGGGATACTAATTTTAGGCTTGGTTTACGTTTGGCGCAAAGGCGATCTTAACTGGATAAAGCCAGAGCCGGTTACTGCTAAAGTTGATGTGAACATACCACTATCTGCTTACGATAAGCTAAATACCGAACAGGCAAAATTTACTCCAAAAGCATTTGCTTTGGAATCTGTTGCTGCTGAAAATACAAAAGCAGAAGCCGCTGTACCAACTGCTGCTCCTGTTAAAAAGCCCATGTTTAAACCAACTTTTAAAAAGCCGGCAAATGAAGGAAATGAATGA
- a CDS encoding 5-(carboxyamino)imidazole ribonucleotide synthase: MKAFYGDLRLGILGGGQLGRMLIQQAINYNVTVKILDPDREAPCRKLCDEFVVGSLSDYETVYNFGKKVDLLTIEIEKVNVDALEQLEREGVLVYPQPRVIRLIQDKGLQKQFFKENDIPTAEFQIISSATDLQNASIPFPYIQKLRRDGYDGKGVYKVIDESSLAKAFTEPSLIERWIDFEKEIAVIVARNEKGEVKTFPMVEMEFNPEANLVEFLIAPSTLPHSIQQEAADIAENIANKLKIVGLLAVEMFLDKHGRILVNELAPRPHNSGHQTIEGNVVSQFEQHLRAIFDQPLGDTTCLSNAIMINLLGEAGHEGPAVYQGIEKALKCEGVYIHLYGKALTKPFRKMGHITIVDADRAKAIEKARYVQQILKVVS; encoded by the coding sequence ATGAAAGCATTTTACGGAGACTTAAGATTAGGTATTTTAGGCGGTGGCCAGTTAGGTCGCATGCTGATACAACAGGCTATTAACTACAATGTTACAGTTAAAATTTTAGATCCTGACCGCGAAGCCCCATGCCGCAAATTGTGCGACGAATTTGTAGTAGGCTCGCTCAGCGACTATGAAACTGTTTACAATTTCGGTAAAAAAGTAGATTTGCTTACCATAGAAATTGAAAAAGTAAACGTTGATGCGCTTGAGCAACTGGAACGCGAAGGCGTACTTGTTTACCCGCAGCCACGTGTAATAAGGCTGATACAGGATAAGGGCTTACAAAAGCAGTTTTTTAAAGAGAACGACATTCCCACTGCCGAGTTTCAGATCATCTCTTCGGCAACTGATCTGCAAAATGCAAGTATCCCTTTTCCTTATATCCAAAAGCTGCGCCGCGATGGTTACGATGGCAAAGGCGTTTATAAGGTGATTGATGAATCGTCATTAGCCAAAGCCTTCACCGAGCCAAGCCTTATTGAGCGCTGGATTGACTTTGAAAAGGAAATTGCTGTTATTGTTGCCCGCAACGAGAAAGGCGAAGTTAAAACCTTCCCAATGGTAGAAATGGAATTTAACCCGGAAGCTAACCTGGTTGAGTTTTTAATTGCACCATCTACCCTTCCGCACAGCATACAACAGGAAGCAGCTGATATTGCCGAAAACATTGCCAACAAACTAAAAATTGTAGGCTTGCTGGCGGTAGAGATGTTTTTAGATAAACATGGCCGTATCCTGGTAAACGAGCTTGCCCCCCGTCCGCATAATAGTGGCCACCAGACCATTGAGGGTAATGTGGTTTCGCAGTTCGAACAGCATTTGCGTGCCATATTCGATCAGCCGCTGGGTGATACTACCTGTTTAAGCAATGCTATAATGATTAACCTATTAGGCGAAGCCGGGCATGAAGGCCCTGCCGTATATCAAGGTATTGAAAAAGCCTTAAAATGCGAAGGCGTATACATCCACCTGTATGGCAAGGCGCTTACAAAACCTTTCCGAAAAATGGGACACATTACTATTGTTGATGCCGACCGTGCCAAAGCAATTGAGAAAGCGCGTTACGTGCAGCAGATTTTGAAAGTGGTATCGTAA
- a CDS encoding NAD(P)/FAD-dependent oxidoreductase gives MGANLRKETRFDAIIVGAGACGLMCAAQAGFLGKRTLIIEHNDKPGAKILISGGGRCNYTNLYASAAQFISANEHFCKSAFAQWTVDDTISFFETYGIYGAEKTLGQLFPDGKKAKDVVQMFTDICEQLGQEIWCNTKVTDVVKEGEGFSITYERHGKQHNIYSEKVVIATGGLPIAKLGATDFGMRLARKFGMKIVETSPALVPLTITGKQQGWYEQLSGSSIFCRVWNDKASFDENILFTHWGLSGPAILQISSYWQPGESIFIDLLPDQSITEIIEREQKANGKQLLQNFLAGLFTKKFAEAMGIYLPVNKNLASLTKADIEKINQIIHEFKVTPAGTKGYDKAEVMRGGISTDELSSKTLEAKKIPGLFFGGECVDVTGWLGGYNFQWAWASGFVIAQNI, from the coding sequence ATGGGAGCAAATTTAAGAAAAGAAACCCGTTTTGATGCAATTATTGTAGGTGCCGGCGCATGCGGATTAATGTGTGCGGCACAGGCCGGATTTTTGGGAAAACGTACCCTGATAATTGAACATAATGATAAGCCGGGAGCTAAGATATTAATTAGTGGAGGCGGTAGGTGTAATTATACTAATTTGTATGCTTCGGCTGCCCAATTTATTTCGGCTAACGAGCATTTTTGCAAATCTGCTTTTGCACAATGGACGGTTGATGACACCATCAGCTTTTTTGAAACTTATGGCATTTATGGTGCTGAAAAAACGCTTGGACAGTTATTTCCTGATGGTAAAAAAGCTAAGGATGTGGTTCAGATGTTCACCGATATTTGTGAGCAATTAGGGCAGGAGATATGGTGCAATACCAAAGTAACAGATGTTGTTAAAGAAGGCGAGGGGTTCAGCATTACTTACGAGCGGCACGGAAAGCAGCATAATATCTATTCTGAAAAAGTGGTTATTGCCACTGGTGGGTTGCCTATTGCAAAACTCGGCGCTACAGATTTTGGTATGCGCTTAGCCCGCAAATTCGGGATGAAGATCGTTGAAACATCCCCGGCCTTAGTTCCGCTGACAATCACCGGTAAACAGCAGGGATGGTATGAGCAGTTATCTGGTAGCAGTATATTTTGCCGGGTATGGAACGACAAAGCAAGCTTTGATGAAAATATTTTATTTACCCATTGGGGGTTAAGCGGCCCGGCCATCTTACAAATATCATCTTACTGGCAGCCGGGTGAAAGCATATTTATTGATCTCTTGCCAGATCAGTCCATTACTGAGATCATAGAAAGGGAACAGAAAGCAAACGGAAAGCAATTACTTCAAAACTTTTTAGCCGGGTTATTCACTAAAAAGTTTGCCGAGGCAATGGGTATTTATCTGCCTGTAAATAAAAATTTGGCATCATTAACTAAGGCTGATATTGAAAAGATCAACCAGATTATCCACGAGTTTAAAGTTACCCCGGCAGGTACAAAGGGTTACGATAAAGCAGAAGTAATGCGCGGCGGCATTTCAACCGACGAACTGTCTTCAAAAACATTGGAAGCTAAAAAGATACCTGGCTTATTTTTTGGCGGCGAATGTGTGGATGTAACAGGTTGGCTTGGCGGTTATAATTTCCAATGGGCGTGGGCAAGCGGCTTTGTCATTGCACAAAATATTTAG
- a CDS encoding NADH-quinone oxidoreductase subunit B translates to MKEMNENGGVVVTKFDDLMNWARLSSLWPLSFGIACCAIEMMGSYASTYDFERFGVFPRPSPRQADVIIIAGTVTFKMAERIKRLYEQMPDPKYVISMGSCSNCGGPYWQHGYHVVKGVDRVIPVDVYVQGCPPRPESLIGAVLELQKKIEGESLLTM, encoded by the coding sequence ATGAAGGAAATGAATGAGAATGGCGGTGTGGTGGTAACCAAGTTTGACGACCTGATGAACTGGGCGCGTTTGTCGTCGCTTTGGCCATTAAGCTTTGGCATTGCATGTTGCGCTATTGAAATGATGGGTTCATATGCATCTACTTATGATTTTGAGCGTTTCGGCGTTTTTCCACGCCCTTCTCCACGGCAGGCGGACGTGATTATCATTGCGGGTACGGTTACATTTAAAATGGCCGAGCGCATTAAGCGTTTATATGAGCAAATGCCCGACCCTAAATATGTGATTTCAATGGGTTCATGCTCTAACTGCGGCGGCCCATATTGGCAGCATGGCTACCATGTAGTTAAGGGAGTAGATCGTGTGATACCTGTTGATGTTTATGTACAAGGCTGCCCTCCTCGCCCCGAATCACTTATCGGTGCAGTGCTCGAACTTCAAAAGAAAATTGAAGGCGAAAGCTTGCTGACCATGTAA